Below is a genomic region from Streptomyces roseoviridis.
CGGCGACGCCGATCGGGCGGCCGGAGCCGCTGTGCACGCGGTAGAGGTTGACCGACCAGTGGCGCCGGTCGCTGGAGCCGGGTGCGGCGCCGACGATCTGGAGGTCGGCCACGGACTCGCCGGTCTCCAGGACCTTCTTCAGCGCGGCGGTCATCCGGTCCGCCTCGGGCCGGGCGAGGTAGTCGTGGACGGTGCGGCCTCGGTGGTCGTCGGCGGAGCCGCCGAAGACGGTGGCGAAGCGGCGGTTGGCGCGCTTCACGGTCAGGTCGGTGCCGAAGAGGAGAAAGCCGAAGGGGGATTGGCCGAATATGGCCTGCGAGGCGGCGAGGTCCGTCTCGATGCGGCGCAGGGCCCGCACGTCGACCACGATGCACAGCGCCGCGCGTTCCCCGGTCTGCGTCTCGCTCGGCATCACGTACAGCTCGGCGAGGCCCTGGCGCCGGTCCTCGCCCGGGATGTGGAAGGGGACGAGGCCCGTCCACTCCTTGCCGTCGAGGATCTCCCGGACCCGGTGGTGTCCGCGGTCGCGCAGGTCGGCGGGCATGAAGGCCTCGACCGGATCCTTGCCCCTGGCCTCTTCGGCGGTGACTCCGAAGAGCTCGACGGCGCGCCTGCTCCACTGGTCGACGAGCCCGTCGGGGCCTATCGAAAAGGAGGCGACCCGGATGTAGTCATAGATGGATCCGGGCGGGCTGCTCTGCCACACGACACCGCTCGCCGTCTCAGGTATCTCGCTCACGCGACCGTCCCCTCCAGCTCACCGCACCGGACCGGCCATGACGGCAGTATTCAGCACCATGGCCCCCGTCGGCACGACGTTCACGATCACAGGGTGGTCTCGTTCGTTTCCGGCCGAGGCCCGCTGATCGTCGTCCCACCCTCTTTACTCACCAGGCAAGGCCAGCTCGAACCACACGGTTTTCCCGGTCCGTCCCGCTCGGGTGCCCCAGCGGCGGGCGGAACCGGCCACGAGCTGGAGTCCGCGGCCCCCTTCGTCGTCGGGTCCGGCGGGGCGTTCGGTCGGTCCGTCCGGAAGCGGATCCGACACCTCCACGAGGAGGGCGGGGCCCTGACCGGGGCCGGGGCCGTCGGGCCCGCGGCGGAGCAGGCGGACGCCGATGGGCCCGGAGGCATAGCGCAGGGAGTTGGTGACCAGCTCGCTGACCAGCAGGACGGTCACGTCCCCGATCACCGCGTCGAGCTGCCAGGCCCTCAGGGTGTCCCGCACCGCGTGGCGGGCGGTGCGCACCGCGTCGGCCTCCGCGGGGAAGTGCCACTCGGCGCGGTCGCCTTCGGTGTCGATCACGGGGCCCACGTCCTATTTCGGGGGGTTAGTCAGGACATACCCGAAATTTGGAGTGGGATATCGCGCCGGGCGCGCCAGTCGGCGCGCGGTGGCACGAACGGCGTAGGGGTCAGCGGCGCACGCCGCCGGACGGCCCCGCGGTCGGGCTGGAGCGGGTCGGATCGGTTCCAGTGTCGGTCGGGGCGGTGGTCGCGGCGTCCGTCGGGCCGGTGGGCGCGGCGCCCGCCGAGGCGACGGGTGCGGCACCGGCCGGGCCGGTGAGCGCGGTGCCGGTGGAGGTGGCGGGCAGCAGGCGTGCGGCCTCGGCGACGGCGGGGCGGTCCTGGTCGAGCCAGTCGACGGAGTCCAGCTCGTGACGGTCCAGCCAGCGCAGCTCGTCGTGGTCCTCCAGCGGTCGCGGCTCGCCGGAGCGCAGCCGGGCGGCCCACACCCGCAGGACGTAACCGGGCTTCAGCGGCCACTCGCCGGGAAGGCGCTCACCGACCTCGGCCTCGATGCCGAGTTCCTCGCGCAACTCCCTGACCAGGGCCTCCTCGGGAGTCTCCCCCGACTCCAGCTTGCCGCCGGGCAGCTCCCAGCGTCCCGCGAGCTCGGCGGGCGCGCTGCGCCGCGCGGCGAGAAGCCGCCCGCGGTGACAGAGGGCCCCGGCGACGACCACGACAGGGCCGGTAGTGCGATCGGTCATACCCGGAGCCTAGGGGGTGGCGACGGCGCGGGCCCACGACCGGTCGGCGCGCGCCCGACGGCCCGCGGCGGACGCCCTGCGGCCGGCGGTCCCCGCCGGTGGTCGGGCGGGGGCCGCCGGCCGGTGACCCGGGGTCAGAGCGCGGGCTGACTGATGCGCTCCACCACATAGAGCTGCTCGTGCCGCCCACGGGCGTGGAGACTGTCGGCGATCTTCTGGGCTTCGTCCTCGGTCGCGTACCGGCCGACGCGGTAGCGGTTGCCGTTGTCGTCCTGCCGAATGACCAGCCAGGGAAGGACGGGACCGCTGTCGCTCATCGGACTTCTCCCTCCGCCGGGCCGACCGTTTCTAACGATCTCCTGGAAACCCCAATCCGCATATGCCCGACCTTACGCCTGACCTTTACACAGCGGATACGGGTTTTCACAAAGAGATACGTATCTGGCCAGTAACAAGCGGTGGACGGCCGGAGGCAGGGCCGCGGAACCGCCCGGCCTCAGCGGACCGGCAGGTGATAGGCGATCCTGTAGCGGTCGGCCGGGACGACCACGTCGGCGGTCTCGACCGCGCGGCCCGAGGCGTAATACGTCCGCTCGATGACCATCACCACATGGCCGGGGACGCCGCCGAGGGTGAGGAGCTCCTCCGCGAGGCCGGGACGGGCGCCGACCTCCTCGACCACGTTGTCCACCACCACGTCGATCGCCGCCATCCGCTCGACCACGCCGGAACCGCCCAGCGGGCCCTCCTCGGGCAGCATCACGGGGGTCCGGCCGGTGACCGACAGCGGCTCCCAGGAGGTGGAGAGCATCATCGCCTCGCCCGCGTCCCGGAAGACGTACCGGGTGCGCATGACCCGCTCGCCCGGCTCGATGCCCAGCCGGGCGGCGACCTCGGCGCTCGCCGGTTCCTGCTCGCTCGCCGACTCCCAGGTCCCGCGCGCCCCTTCGGCCGCCTGCTCCTGCCGGAAGGGATTGGCGCCCGCCGAGGGCCGATAACCGGAGCGGGCGATCCGGCGCGGCACGGGACGCTCGCGCACATAGGTCCCCGAGCCGGAGCGGCCCTCGACCAGCCCCTCGGCCATCAGGACCTTGCGCGCCTCCAGTGCGACGGTGTCCGAAACCCCGTACTCCTCGCGGATGCGCGCCTGCGAGGGGAGCCGGGTGTGCGGAGGAAGCGAGCCGTTAGCGATCTTCTCCCGGAGATCGCTCGCCACGCGCAGATAGGCCGGCTGCTCACCGAACGTCACTGGACACTCCCCTCAGCTTGACTGTCAGCTACAGCGTGACAACCGAGGGTGTACAGCCGCAAGCATGGGCCAAGGTTTCACCCGAAGTGATGATTTGCCTTTACGTGGACCCTTACCGCAGGTATAGCCACCGAACTGCCGTCGGAATCCTTGACGTTAATGGTCCAGACCAATACGTTCCTGTCGCACCGCTCTCCCTTCCGGCACGCACCCGCACAGGAACGAGCCCCATGCGTCGCAGAATCCTTTCCCGGCTGTCCGTCGCCACCGTCTCGCTCGGTCTCCTCGCCGGCCTCGCGCCCGCCGCACATGCGCAGGCCCATGCGCAGGCGCAGGCCCATGCGCACGAGGCCCCCGCGGTCACCGCCAAGCCCGCGTACAAGCGCGTCGGCTACTTCACCCAATGGGGCGTCTACGGGCGGAACTTCCAGGTCAAGGACCTGGACACCAGCGGCACCGCGGCCAAGCTGAGCCACGTCAACTACGCCTTCGGCAACGTCGGCGCGGACGGCCGGTGCTTCACCGGCAACGTCCCCGGCGAGGCCGACGCCTGGGCCGACTACGTCCGCCCGCTCGATGCCGCCGGCTCCGTCGACGGCGTCGCCGACACCCCGGACCAGCCGCTGGCCGGCAACTTCAACCAGCTGCGCGAACTCAAGGCCAAGCACCCCGGCCTCAAGGTGATGATCTCGCTCGGCGGCTGGAGCTGGTCCACCCACTTCTCGGACGCGGCCCGCACCCCCGCCTCGCGCAAGGCCCTGGTGGCCTCCTGCATCGACCTCTACATCAAGGGCAACCTTCCCGTCGACGGCGCCCGCGGCGGCGCCGGAGCCGCGGCGGGCCTCTTCGACGGCATCGACCTCGACTGGGAGTGGCCCGGCTCCGCGGGCGACACCGACACCGTCTTCCGCCCCGAGGACAAGCAGAACTTCACCGCGCTCGTACGGGAGTTCCGCACCCAGCTCGACGCCTACGCGCGGTCCCAGAAGCAGCGGACGCGCTATGAACTCACCGCCTTCGTCCCGACCGCGCCCGCGAAGATCGACGCCGGTTTCGAGGTCCGGAAGATCATGCGCGACCTCGACTTCGTGAACCTCCAGGGCTACGACTTCCACGGCAGCTGGGAGTCCACCACCGCCCAGCAGTCCGCGCTCTTCGCGCCCCGCGGCGACTTCAGCGTCGACCAGACGGTCAGGGACTGGCTGCGGCGCGGCGCACCGGCCCGCAAGCTGGTGGTCGGCATGCCGTTCTACGGCCAGGGCTGGACGGGCGTGACGGGCGGCGGCGACGGGCTCGGCCGGCCGGCCACCGGCCCCGCCCCGGCGACCTGGGCCAACGGCTACGAGGACTACAAGGCGCTGAAGAAGCTGGCGGACTCAGGCACGTACACCCTGCACCGGGACCGGAGGAACGGTCATGCCTGGCTGTTCGACGGCACGACCCTGTGGACGTACGACGACCCGTACGTGCTGCGCACCAAGTCCGCGTACGTACGGGCCATGGGTCTCGGCGGCGCCATGTTCTGGTCGCTCGACGGGGACACCCCGGACGGCGAGCTGATCACGGCGGTGGACGGCGTCCTCGGCGCCCGCCGCTGACCGTCCGGGGCGGGGCCTTGACCGGCCGCGTCCCCCGGGGCGGCGGCGGGTGAGGCGTCAGACCTTCCGGCCGC
It encodes:
- a CDS encoding ATP-binding protein; translation: MIDTEGDRAEWHFPAEADAVRTARHAVRDTLRAWQLDAVIGDVTVLLVSELVTNSLRYASGPIGVRLLRRGPDGPGPGQGPALLVEVSDPLPDGPTERPAGPDDEGGRGLQLVAGSARRWGTRAGRTGKTVWFELALPGE
- a CDS encoding SPOR domain-containing protein, with the translated sequence MSDSGPVLPWLVIRQDDNGNRYRVGRYATEDEAQKIADSLHARGRHEQLYVVERISQPAL
- a CDS encoding GntR family transcriptional regulator → MTFGEQPAYLRVASDLREKIANGSLPPHTRLPSQARIREEYGVSDTVALEARKVLMAEGLVEGRSGSGTYVRERPVPRRIARSGYRPSAGANPFRQEQAAEGARGTWESASEQEPASAEVAARLGIEPGERVMRTRYVFRDAGEAMMLSTSWEPLSVTGRTPVMLPEEGPLGGSGVVERMAAIDVVVDNVVEEVGARPGLAEELLTLGGVPGHVVMVIERTYYASGRAVETADVVVPADRYRIAYHLPVR
- a CDS encoding glycoside hydrolase family 18 protein, with the protein product MRRRILSRLSVATVSLGLLAGLAPAAHAQAHAQAQAHAHEAPAVTAKPAYKRVGYFTQWGVYGRNFQVKDLDTSGTAAKLSHVNYAFGNVGADGRCFTGNVPGEADAWADYVRPLDAAGSVDGVADTPDQPLAGNFNQLRELKAKHPGLKVMISLGGWSWSTHFSDAARTPASRKALVASCIDLYIKGNLPVDGARGGAGAAAGLFDGIDLDWEWPGSAGDTDTVFRPEDKQNFTALVREFRTQLDAYARSQKQRTRYELTAFVPTAPAKIDAGFEVRKIMRDLDFVNLQGYDFHGSWESTTAQQSALFAPRGDFSVDQTVRDWLRRGAPARKLVVGMPFYGQGWTGVTGGGDGLGRPATGPAPATWANGYEDYKALKKLADSGTYTLHRDRRNGHAWLFDGTTLWTYDDPYVLRTKSAYVRAMGLGGAMFWSLDGDTPDGELITAVDGVLGARR